In Pelosinus sp. IPA-1, a single genomic region encodes these proteins:
- the spoIIAB gene encoding anti-sigma F factor: MAIKNQITMSIQSLSENVGIARVSAAAFAAQIDFTLNEIEEIKVAVSEAVSNAVIHGYEYQNGEIEIRMTLYNDKLEYIIIDHGKGITDIDLARQPSYSTDPERMGLGFAFMESFMDELAITSEVNKGTEVRMVKKTLLKTEH, from the coding sequence ATGGCAATAAAAAATCAAATTACAATGAGTATTCAAAGTCTTAGTGAAAATGTTGGTATTGCCAGGGTGAGTGCTGCAGCTTTTGCAGCTCAAATTGATTTTACTTTAAATGAAATTGAGGAAATTAAAGTTGCTGTATCAGAAGCCGTTTCTAATGCTGTTATACATGGATATGAATACCAGAATGGGGAAATAGAAATTAGAATGACTTTGTATAATGATAAATTAGAATATATTATCATTGATCATGGTAAGGGAATTACGGATATTGATTTAGCACGGCAGCCTTCCTATTCGACTGATCCAGAACGTATGGGGTTGGGATTTGCATTTATGGAATCTTTTATGGATGAACTGGCAATCACGTCAGAGGTCAACAAAGGTACAGAAGTGCGAATGGTAAAAAAAACGTTACTAAAAACGGAGCATTAG
- the spoVAC gene encoding stage V sporulation protein AC: protein MKKEQQEMQQEKYQGKVDNLTPKPPLLKNICWAFVVGGIICTLGQLITDYFVGLGFVKKEASAYATVVLVFLGSFLTGLGLYDDLGKRAGAGSIVPITGFANSIVAPAMEFKREGYVFGVGAKMFVIAGPVLVYGMITAFIIGLIYWLRL from the coding sequence ATGAAAAAAGAGCAGCAGGAAATGCAACAAGAGAAATATCAAGGTAAAGTAGATAACCTTACGCCTAAGCCTCCCTTGTTAAAAAACATTTGCTGGGCTTTTGTAGTTGGGGGAATTATTTGCACTTTGGGGCAGTTAATTACAGATTATTTTGTAGGGTTAGGGTTTGTGAAGAAAGAAGCATCAGCTTATGCTACAGTGGTACTAGTGTTTTTAGGGTCTTTTTTAACTGGGTTAGGGCTTTATGATGATTTAGGTAAACGGGCTGGAGCAGGTTCAATCGTACCTATCACAGGATTTGCTAATTCAATCGTAGCACCTGCTATGGAGTTTAAGCGGGAAGGTTATGTATTTGGAGTGGGTGCTAAAATGTTTGTTATTGCTGGACCAGTATTAGTCTATGGAATGATAACAGCTTTCATTATAGGATTAATTTATTGGCTAAGATTATAG
- a CDS encoding SigF/SigG family RNA polymerase sporulation sigma factor, producing the protein MLEDKEIKALLIKAQNGDQIAKEYILENNINLVRSVVHRFTNRGYEWDDLFQLGCIGLVKAIERFDTTFSVKFSTYAVPMIIGEIRRFMRDDNPVKVSRPIKELAYKVHRTQERLQGILGREPTIAEIAKDLSLVPQEIVAALEANQSPVSLYASVFHDNGDPILLLDQLKYCDGQDNAYFENLALKEILLRLPEKERVVIQLRFFADKTQAEVAEIIGLSQVQISRIEKYALKLMREFMQTS; encoded by the coding sequence ATGCTTGAAGATAAAGAGATAAAGGCTTTGCTAATTAAAGCACAAAACGGTGATCAGATCGCTAAGGAATATATTTTAGAAAATAATATAAATCTTGTTAGAAGCGTTGTACATCGATTCACAAACCGAGGGTATGAATGGGATGATTTATTTCAGTTAGGGTGTATTGGGCTAGTGAAAGCAATCGAACGTTTTGATACTACATTTAGTGTCAAATTTTCTACATATGCGGTGCCAATGATTATTGGTGAGATACGTCGATTTATGCGTGATGATAATCCTGTTAAAGTTAGTCGGCCTATTAAGGAGCTAGCATATAAGGTGCATCGTACCCAGGAAAGGTTACAAGGTATTTTAGGCCGAGAACCGACAATAGCGGAAATTGCGAAAGATTTAAGCTTAGTACCACAAGAAATAGTAGCGGCACTTGAAGCGAATCAATCGCCTGTATCATTATATGCCAGTGTATTTCATGATAATGGAGATCCAATACTTCTTCTTGATCAGTTAAAGTATTGTGATGGACAAGACAATGCTTATTTTGAAAACCTAGCGCTAAAAGAAATTTTGTTACGTTTACCAGAAAAAGAGCGTGTAGTGATTCAGTTACGTTTTTTTGCTGATAAAACACAAGCAGAGGTAGCTGAAATAATAGGATTATCTCAGGTGCAAATATCGAGAATTGAAAAATATGCTCTTAAATTAATGAGAGAATTTATGCAGACCTCCTAA
- the spoVAE gene encoding stage V sporulation protein AE, with protein sequence MQLYIMVFVIGGGLCVLGQLLMDATPLTPAHVLVLFVVLGGILSGLGLYQPLVDIAGAGATVPLLGFGHALVTGTIEDINNYGFLGIFSGALRSTASGIMAAVVFGFFMAVLFNPRSKGG encoded by the coding sequence TTGCAACTATATATTATGGTTTTTGTCATTGGGGGAGGCTTGTGCGTACTCGGCCAATTGTTAATGGATGCAACACCACTAACACCCGCCCATGTTTTAGTACTATTTGTGGTTTTAGGAGGAATATTAAGTGGCCTAGGCTTATATCAGCCATTGGTTGACATTGCTGGAGCTGGGGCAACTGTGCCGCTGTTAGGTTTTGGCCATGCGTTAGTCACTGGAACGATTGAAGATATAAATAATTATGGTTTTTTGGGAATTTTTAGCGGTGCTCTCAGATCAACAGCCTCAGGTATAATGGCCGCAGTCGTTTTTGGCTTTTTTATGGCAGTATTATTTAACCCTAGGAGTAAAGGCGGATAA
- the trpS gene encoding tryptophan--tRNA ligase, with protein MNKGRIFSGMQPSGKFHLGNYMGALENWVKLQHEYECFFSIVDWHALTSSFEDTSKIPERIHEMALDWLSAGLDPERNVIFVQSHVKEHAELHLLLSMMTPLSWLERVPTYKDKLQQLGVQGKDINTYGFLGYPELMTADIILYKANIVPVGEDQIPHLELSREIARRFNNLYKPVFPEPQASLSQAAVLPGIDGRKMSKSYGNEIPFAASPDELRARVRLMVTDPQRVKRTDLGNPDVCTVYTFHKIFNKEQSAEIAQSCRQATLGCVDCKKCLAEKMVTNLADMHVRRQELEANPGRVKEILVYGGERARKVAAKTMEEVRQVMNLA; from the coding sequence ATGAATAAAGGACGTATTTTTAGTGGCATGCAGCCATCAGGTAAATTTCATTTGGGAAATTATATGGGTGCATTAGAAAATTGGGTAAAATTACAACATGAATATGAGTGTTTTTTTAGTATAGTTGATTGGCATGCCTTAACCTCCTCCTTCGAGGACACGAGTAAGATTCCAGAACGTATTCACGAAATGGCTTTGGATTGGCTAAGTGCTGGTCTTGATCCAGAGCGTAATGTTATTTTTGTACAATCACATGTGAAAGAACATGCAGAACTACATCTATTATTATCCATGATGACTCCATTATCTTGGCTAGAACGGGTACCTACTTATAAAGATAAATTACAGCAATTGGGTGTACAAGGAAAGGATATAAATACCTACGGCTTTCTAGGATACCCGGAGTTAATGACTGCAGATATCATTTTATATAAAGCAAATATAGTTCCTGTAGGGGAAGATCAAATTCCACATTTAGAGTTGTCACGCGAAATAGCACGGCGATTTAATAATTTATACAAACCTGTTTTTCCCGAACCTCAAGCTAGTTTAAGTCAGGCTGCTGTTTTACCAGGTATTGACGGGAGAAAGATGAGTAAATCTTATGGGAATGAAATTCCTTTTGCGGCTAGTCCTGATGAACTTAGGGCTAGGGTTCGTCTAATGGTAACGGATCCTCAGCGGGTCAAAAGAACAGATCTAGGGAATCCTGATGTATGTACAGTTTACACATTTCATAAGATTTTCAACAAAGAACAGTCTGCTGAAATTGCTCAATCTTGCCGGCAAGCAACATTAGGGTGTGTAGACTGTAAAAAATGTTTAGCAGAGAAGATGGTTACTAATTTGGCCGATATGCATGTACGCCGTCAAGAGTTAGAAGCTAATCCAGGGCGGGTTAAAGAAATTTTAGTTTATGGTGGCGAAAGGGCAAGAAAAGTTGCTGCAAAAACAATGGAAGAAGTTCGCCAAGTCATGAACCTTGCTTAA
- a CDS encoding DUF4363 family protein produces MSRLRSSYKKLAAIISISLLLSGCSMFSPAKKPEIGPAGKPVETKPNPPLTQRFAAPPEELYDLEATAGVIFEGVVNGNWAQAESGLSTLQTLWPQIKNQIGDKKGVKEADGALEKLVTDISGHKNADSYESLNKFMANISDIGKSYKLSPLSDIVAVGNTIRNVSFYIHDMAWKKAQAKMKELEGTWGQAKPSMEKIGILSETTKTHSSIKQLKDAVEAENKGSAEEHIANINESMAKIREYYKGK; encoded by the coding sequence TTGTCACGACTAAGATCATCCTATAAAAAACTGGCAGCAATAATTAGTATATCATTACTGCTAAGTGGTTGCAGTATGTTTAGCCCAGCAAAGAAGCCAGAAATAGGACCTGCCGGAAAACCGGTAGAGACTAAACCAAATCCACCTTTAACCCAGCGATTTGCAGCTCCACCAGAAGAATTATATGATTTAGAAGCCACTGCTGGAGTTATCTTTGAAGGCGTTGTAAATGGTAACTGGGCGCAAGCTGAAAGTGGACTAAGTACATTACAAACATTATGGCCTCAGATAAAGAATCAAATTGGTGACAAAAAAGGAGTTAAAGAGGCTGACGGTGCTCTAGAAAAATTAGTAACTGATATTAGTGGACATAAAAATGCTGATTCTTATGAAAGTCTTAATAAATTCATGGCTAACATTAGTGATATAGGCAAATCATATAAGCTTTCACCCCTTTCAGATATTGTTGCTGTTGGTAACACGATTAGAAATGTTAGTTTCTATATCCACGATATGGCTTGGAAAAAGGCCCAGGCAAAAATGAAAGAACTAGAGGGCACCTGGGGGCAAGCCAAGCCTAGTATGGAAAAGATAGGAATCCTCTCTGAAACAACCAAAACTCATTCCTCGATAAAGCAACTAAAAGACGCCGTTGAAGCAGAGAATAAGGGATCCGCCGAAGAACACATAGCAAATATAAACGAAAGCATGGCGAAAATAAGAGAATACTATAAGGGAAAATAA
- a CDS encoding dodecin family protein: MVVKVIELVGTSSHNWTDAVDNAVMEASRSIDDILGVEVTNFTANIDNGHIAEYKADVKVAFKVNH, from the coding sequence ATGGTTGTAAAAGTTATTGAATTAGTTGGAACTTCTAGTCATAACTGGACAGACGCAGTAGACAATGCAGTCATGGAAGCATCTAGATCAATTGATGACATACTGGGTGTTGAAGTAACTAACTTTACGGCTAATATTGACAATGGGCACATAGCAGAATACAAAGCCGATGTAAAAGTAGCTTTTAAAGTAAATCATTAA
- a CDS encoding site-2 protease family protein, translated as MFGFDENMIFRIPALLIALTIHEYAHARVAVWLGDNTPRMMGRLTLNPIAHLDPFGLIMLWLFKFGWAKPVPINPNNFADWRKGNILVSLAGPISNVIVAFVAAITYGALYKLHLLSSGIAMIISFTYSYNLIFAVFNMIPLPPLDGSKVLMNLLPGRQAYFFERIEPYAPFILMALVLFNMINVFIGPFYSALDFIINQLVGKIL; from the coding sequence GTGTTTGGTTTCGATGAAAATATGATATTTAGAATTCCAGCTCTACTTATTGCTTTGACTATTCATGAGTATGCTCATGCTAGAGTGGCGGTATGGCTAGGAGATAATACTCCGCGAATGATGGGACGGTTAACATTAAATCCTATTGCCCATCTTGATCCCTTCGGACTGATTATGTTATGGCTATTCAAATTTGGTTGGGCCAAGCCAGTACCAATTAATCCTAACAATTTTGCAGATTGGCGAAAAGGAAACATATTAGTTTCTCTTGCAGGACCTATCTCAAATGTAATTGTGGCATTTGTGGCTGCCATTACTTATGGTGCACTATATAAGTTGCATCTCCTTTCAAGTGGAATAGCTATGATTATAAGTTTTACTTATAGCTATAATTTAATTTTTGCAGTTTTTAATATGATTCCCTTACCACCACTTGATGGATCAAAAGTTTTAATGAATCTATTGCCAGGGCGGCAAGCTTATTTTTTTGAGAGAATTGAGCCTTATGCTCCATTTATTTTAATGGCACTAGTCCTTTTTAATATGATTAACGTTTTTATTGGACCATTTTATAGTGCTTTAGATTTTATTATTAATCAATTAGTAGGAAAAATTCTTTAA
- the spoVAD gene encoding stage V sporulation protein AD has translation MNKKKGKQSILFANPPVITSVANIVGPMEGEGFLQQYFDTIMQDNLHSLASWEQCESYMMEYAIKKSVEKENSTTDNIDCIFAGDLLNQLMSTHFAMKNLQRPFLGLYGACSTMVEGMLLSAIMLDGGFASKVVAAASSHHDAAERQYRFPNEMGVQRPPSAQWTVTGSGATVISTSGSGPCITGATIGKIVDFGIKDPNAMGPAMAPAAVDTLWQHFQDTGRTPNYYDMIFTGDLGSVGRDLVIQLLQEKGLDIATNYQDCGCMIYREEQDAHAGASGCASSAIVFTGLIYQNLMSGKWGKILFLGTGSLHSTTSYQQKESIPCIAHAVAVEVL, from the coding sequence ATGAATAAAAAGAAAGGAAAGCAAAGTATTCTATTTGCAAATCCACCAGTAATAACAAGCGTAGCCAATATTGTTGGCCCTATGGAAGGGGAAGGATTCTTACAACAATATTTTGATACGATTATGCAGGATAATTTACACAGTTTAGCTAGTTGGGAACAATGTGAATCTTATATGATGGAATATGCTATAAAAAAGTCTGTAGAAAAAGAAAATAGTACAACAGATAATATTGATTGTATTTTTGCTGGTGATTTGTTAAATCAGTTAATGAGTACTCATTTCGCTATGAAAAATTTACAGAGACCTTTTTTAGGACTTTATGGAGCTTGTTCCACTATGGTAGAAGGCATGTTGCTTAGCGCGATAATGTTAGATGGTGGTTTTGCTAGTAAGGTTGTAGCTGCAGCTTCTAGTCATCATGATGCTGCAGAACGTCAATATCGATTTCCAAATGAAATGGGTGTGCAACGCCCCCCTAGTGCACAATGGACAGTAACAGGTTCGGGTGCAACCGTTATTTCAACATCGGGATCTGGTCCATGCATTACCGGAGCAACGATTGGTAAGATTGTAGATTTTGGTATTAAAGATCCAAACGCAATGGGACCTGCAATGGCGCCAGCAGCTGTTGATACGTTATGGCAACATTTTCAAGATACAGGAAGGACTCCAAATTATTATGATATGATTTTCACCGGTGATTTAGGGAGTGTAGGAAGAGATTTAGTAATCCAATTGCTACAAGAAAAAGGCCTGGATATAGCAACGAATTACCAAGACTGTGGGTGTATGATTTATCGAGAGGAACAAGATGCTCACGCAGGTGCGAGTGGATGCGCTAGTTCGGCAATCGTCTTTACTGGTCTTATATACCAGAACTTAATGAGTGGTAAATGGGGAAAAATCCTTTTTTTAGGAACTGGAAGTTTACATAGTACAACTTCTTATCAACAAAAAGAGTCAATTCCTTGTATTGCTCACGCAGTAGCAGTAGAAGTATTATAA
- a CDS encoding pyrimidine-nucleoside phosphorylase, protein MRLLDIITKKRDGFVLTDLEINTLIHAYTNDKIPDYQMAAWLMSVYFQGMTIEETATLTMAMAKSGNMMDLTAVPGIKVDKHSTGGVADTTTLILAPLIAAAGVPIAKMSGRGLGFTGGTLDKLDAIAGFKTTLSQSEFISILQKHNIAVIGQSIDIAPADGKIYALRDVTATVESIPLIASSIMSKKIAAGANKILLDVKVGKGAFMKKMEDAIKLAETMVHIGQLVGRETRAIVSSMDEPLGQAIGNSLEVQEAINILSGRGEESLRHVSLFLGAHMLHMARAVPNITVGYETLTKLLDNKIALAKFKEFILAQGGNTNIIDNPNLLPQAKIKAKVVSTDRGFVHMVDAAKIGNCAMRLGAGREYKGQEIDLAAGIMLEQRVGDFVEKGQLLCTIYANDERHLKEVQALLLDAIKIGSDKVSKTKLVLGTVDIQGFQAI, encoded by the coding sequence ATGAGACTGTTAGATATTATTACTAAAAAACGTGATGGCTTTGTTCTCACTGATTTGGAAATCAACACTTTAATTCATGCATATACGAATGATAAAATACCTGACTATCAAATGGCAGCGTGGTTAATGTCAGTATATTTTCAAGGAATGACGATTGAAGAGACCGCAACGCTAACTATGGCAATGGCTAAGTCAGGTAATATGATGGATCTAACTGCTGTTCCTGGTATTAAGGTAGATAAGCATAGCACTGGTGGCGTCGCCGACACTACCACGTTAATCTTAGCACCCTTAATAGCGGCAGCTGGGGTACCAATTGCTAAAATGTCGGGAAGAGGATTAGGTTTTACAGGTGGAACACTTGATAAATTAGATGCTATTGCGGGATTCAAGACAACTCTATCACAAAGTGAATTTATTAGTATTTTGCAAAAACATAATATAGCAGTAATTGGCCAGAGTATTGATATTGCACCAGCAGATGGTAAGATCTACGCATTACGAGATGTAACTGCTACGGTTGAAAGCATTCCTTTGATAGCTTCCTCAATAATGAGTAAAAAAATTGCTGCTGGAGCCAACAAAATCCTACTTGATGTAAAGGTCGGTAAGGGCGCCTTTATGAAAAAAATGGAAGATGCAATAAAATTGGCTGAAACTATGGTACACATTGGTCAATTAGTCGGAAGAGAAACTAGAGCTATCGTAAGTAGTATGGATGAGCCACTGGGACAAGCCATTGGTAACAGCCTAGAAGTACAAGAGGCTATAAATATATTAAGTGGACGTGGGGAAGAATCTCTAAGACATGTTAGTTTATTTCTAGGAGCTCATATGCTTCATATGGCTCGTGCTGTACCAAATATTACTGTTGGCTATGAAACCTTGACTAAATTGTTAGATAACAAAATAGCATTAGCTAAATTTAAAGAGTTTATATTAGCCCAAGGTGGTAATACAAACATAATTGATAACCCAAATTTATTGCCACAAGCAAAAATAAAGGCTAAAGTAGTAAGTACAGATAGAGGCTTTGTACATATGGTTGATGCTGCAAAAATTGGCAATTGTGCTATGAGATTAGGGGCCGGGCGAGAGTACAAGGGTCAAGAAATAGACCTAGCAGCTGGAATAATGTTAGAGCAAAGAGTTGGTGACTTTGTTGAAAAAGGGCAGCTTCTCTGTACTATCTATGCCAACGATGAACGCCATCTGAAAGAAGTACAGGCATTACTTTTAGATGCTATTAAAATCGGTAGTGATAAAGTTTCTAAAACCAAGTTAGTTTTAGGAACTGTAGATATACAGGGGTTCCAAGCTATATAA
- a CDS encoding stage V sporulation protein AE has protein sequence MKILSKKIRVILVTDGDRVAQHVVEEMATSLGLRCISASAGNPTPISGQEIVTLLKQVHHDPVLVMFDDKGSRHKGSGEVAMEYVASHPDIEVLGAVAVASNTTGIAGIATDECITSGGDIVNNRSVDKNGAIKGGHHNKSIITGDTVDVLNDVDIPFIVGIGDIGKMDRADDISRGAPITRKAIEEILKRSGIEYGRTREN, from the coding sequence GTGAAGATATTGTCAAAAAAAATAAGAGTGATATTAGTGACAGATGGTGATAGAGTTGCGCAACACGTTGTAGAGGAAATGGCTACATCGCTGGGTCTTCGTTGTATTTCGGCTTCAGCTGGAAATCCTACCCCAATAAGCGGGCAAGAGATTGTTACTTTATTAAAGCAAGTTCACCATGATCCAGTACTAGTTATGTTTGATGATAAGGGTAGTCGACATAAGGGTAGTGGAGAGGTTGCTATGGAATATGTAGCTTCTCATCCTGATATTGAGGTTTTAGGAGCTGTTGCAGTGGCATCAAATACAACTGGTATAGCTGGAATTGCTACTGATGAATGCATTACCAGTGGAGGTGACATCGTAAATAATCGTTCTGTCGATAAAAATGGCGCTATAAAAGGTGGACATCATAATAAGTCTATTATTACGGGAGATACGGTAGATGTACTAAATGATGTGGACATACCTTTTATTGTAGGGATAGGAGACATTGGCAAAATGGATAGAGCAGATGATATAAGCCGAGGTGCACCTATTACTCGTAAAGCAATTGAAGAGATTTTAAAACGGAGTGGCATTGAATATGGAAGAACAAGAGAGAATTAA
- a CDS encoding spore germination protein — MEEQERINKDLDHNINYLKDLLGVGETFDIVFREYKVGRKRAASFSINGMTNDVLLTNVFQDMLTLHPDELSLNTLQKLFYTRATHSQVKLMDNMKDAVTSLLSGELLFLVDGETELIIFDARAYPARMPSESTIEKVTRGSRDSFVETLPFNTALIRRRLRDPNLRFEIVKVGVRSRGDIAVCYIKDITDPKLIDIVKQRLNNINIDGIPMAEKAIEEYIVGGSKWNPLPKVRYTERPDVAVVHLLEGHACIISDTSPNIMILPTTFWHHVQHVEEFHQHVMIGSYLRLVRLFGIVLSLFLPPLWLALVLQQHLLPEALAFLGPRDPGIIPIGFQFLLAEVGVELVRMATVHVPTAQATSLGFIGAFMLGDFATKVGLFGNEIIFYTAVAAVGAFATPSIEFAMAIRFFRAVLLLLVLFFKLPGLIIGLIGIFIVMATTKSFGIPYLWPFLPFNLNGMKDVLLRLPLPSKVLRPAILKPLDSDRLNNDNKEDEEKDKDK; from the coding sequence ATGGAAGAACAAGAGAGAATTAATAAAGATTTAGATCATAATATTAATTACTTAAAGGACTTACTAGGCGTTGGAGAAACCTTTGATATCGTTTTTCGTGAATATAAAGTAGGACGCAAACGAGCAGCATCTTTTTCAATCAATGGTATGACAAATGACGTGCTGCTTACCAATGTTTTCCAGGACATGCTTACACTACATCCGGACGAGTTATCATTAAATACATTGCAAAAGTTATTTTACACTCGAGCAACGCATTCTCAAGTTAAGTTAATGGATAATATGAAGGATGCGGTAACAAGTCTATTATCTGGTGAATTATTATTTCTAGTAGATGGAGAGACAGAGCTTATAATCTTTGATGCTAGAGCATATCCTGCAAGGATGCCAAGTGAATCCACTATTGAAAAAGTAACTAGAGGGTCGCGAGATTCGTTTGTGGAAACATTACCCTTTAATACTGCATTAATTAGACGGCGTTTGCGTGATCCGAACTTACGATTCGAAATTGTAAAAGTAGGTGTACGCTCAAGAGGCGATATTGCAGTGTGCTATATCAAGGATATTACGGACCCTAAACTTATTGACATTGTAAAACAGCGATTAAATAATATCAATATAGATGGTATACCTATGGCGGAAAAGGCAATAGAAGAATATATTGTTGGCGGTAGTAAGTGGAACCCATTGCCAAAAGTAAGATATACGGAGCGTCCCGATGTAGCAGTTGTTCATTTGTTAGAAGGGCATGCCTGCATAATTTCTGATACCTCACCGAATATAATGATACTTCCTACTACCTTTTGGCATCATGTGCAGCATGTAGAAGAGTTTCATCAACACGTGATGATTGGTTCTTATCTTCGCCTAGTAAGACTCTTTGGTATAGTATTATCGTTGTTTTTACCTCCTTTATGGTTAGCATTAGTTTTGCAACAGCATTTATTGCCAGAAGCGCTAGCGTTTCTTGGCCCGCGGGATCCGGGCATTATTCCAATTGGCTTTCAATTTCTTTTAGCTGAAGTTGGTGTAGAATTAGTACGTATGGCGACTGTTCACGTACCAACTGCACAAGCTACTTCTCTTGGTTTTATTGGTGCCTTCATGTTAGGTGATTTTGCTACCAAAGTTGGCCTCTTTGGTAATGAAATCATTTTTTATACTGCTGTGGCTGCCGTTGGAGCTTTTGCTACACCTAGTATAGAATTTGCTATGGCTATTAGATTTTTTCGTGCGGTTTTATTATTGTTAGTTCTATTCTTTAAGTTACCAGGTTTAATAATTGGGTTAATTGGTATATTTATAGTAATGGCCACTACTAAGTCATTTGGAATTCCTTATTTATGGCCATTCTTACCTTTTAACTTAAATGGAATGAAAGATGTCTTACTACGATTACCTTTACCAAGCAAAGTTTTACGTCCAGCCATATTAAAACCTCTAGATTCTGATCGATTAAATAATGATAATAAAGAAGATGAAGAAAAAGATAAAGACAAATAA
- the spoIIAA gene encoding anti-sigma F factor antagonist, whose translation MNITTSLKRGVLLVRVEGELDMHVAAEFRQKVDNALETSGVQKVLFNLQGVDFIDSSGLGVLLGRYKKISGLGGVMSATQIQPQVSQIFELSGLLKIIKLYHSEKEALECL comes from the coding sequence TTGAATATAACTACATCACTGAAACGAGGTGTCCTTTTGGTACGAGTCGAAGGCGAATTGGATATGCATGTTGCAGCAGAGTTTAGGCAAAAGGTAGATAACGCATTAGAAACAAGCGGTGTACAAAAAGTTCTATTTAATTTACAAGGTGTTGATTTTATTGATAGTTCTGGCTTAGGAGTTCTTTTAGGACGTTATAAGAAAATTAGTGGCTTGGGCGGTGTTATGTCCGCGACTCAAATTCAACCACAAGTATCTCAAATATTTGAGTTATCAGGTCTATTAAAGATTATTAAACTATATCATTCAGAGAAAGAAGCATTAGAATGTTTATGA
- a CDS encoding D-alanyl-D-alanine carboxypeptidase family protein, translating to MCRLKKFRMILFLICVLVLTSAFNQTIQAADNKKAINASFQTTAQSAILMDGNGTILYEKESHKRLPPASVTKSMTLLLATEAVEQGRVKLTDTVQISENAWHQGGSQIWLEPGETMTLHELMIAIAVVSANDAAVAVMEHIFGSQEAAVEAMNQRCISLGLNDTHFANVNGLPAPDHYMSAYDTALIAKEAVKHPLYMELCGIKEYWLRDGKNWLVNTNKLLWWYKGADGLKTGWTQEAQYCFAGTAKRDGLRLISVVFGTPEPRSHLRESIKLFDWGFANFSAMSIVNAGEIIERIMINKGMEKEVQLIASENLTLLLGKGESKNIQKKVVVNPAVTAPVAQGQKYGELLVLRDGKEVGKVDLVAEKSIEKASLLRTLQNMITNLFSIK from the coding sequence ATGTGTCGACTGAAGAAATTTAGAATGATTCTTTTTCTTATCTGTGTTTTAGTTTTAACAAGTGCTTTTAATCAAACGATACAAGCTGCCGACAATAAGAAAGCAATAAATGCAAGCTTTCAAACAACGGCGCAATCCGCTATTCTGATGGATGGTAATGGTACAATTTTATATGAAAAAGAATCACACAAACGTTTACCGCCTGCAAGCGTTACAAAGTCTATGACTTTGTTATTAGCGACTGAGGCGGTAGAACAAGGCAGGGTTAAATTAACCGACACAGTACAAATATCTGAAAATGCTTGGCATCAAGGTGGTTCACAAATATGGTTAGAACCTGGCGAAACAATGACCTTACACGAATTAATGATTGCCATCGCTGTGGTAAGCGCCAATGACGCTGCAGTTGCTGTTATGGAACATATATTCGGAAGCCAGGAAGCTGCTGTAGAGGCTATGAACCAACGTTGTATTAGTCTAGGGCTTAATGATACTCATTTTGCAAATGTAAATGGTCTACCAGCACCTGATCATTATATGAGTGCATATGACACAGCACTCATTGCTAAAGAAGCGGTCAAACATCCCTTATATATGGAACTCTGTGGTATAAAAGAATATTGGTTGCGTGATGGGAAAAACTGGCTAGTAAATACAAATAAATTATTATGGTGGTATAAGGGCGCAGATGGTTTAAAAACGGGCTGGACACAAGAAGCGCAATATTGTTTCGCTGGAACAGCGAAACGTGACGGCTTACGGTTGATATCCGTTGTATTTGGTACACCTGAACCACGTTCTCATTTAAGAGAAAGTATAAAATTATTTGACTGGGGCTTTGCAAACTTTTCTGCAATGTCTATTGTAAATGCCGGAGAAATCATTGAAAGAATAATGATTAATAAAGGGATGGAAAAAGAAGTTCAACTAATTGCTTCTGAAAACTTAACTTTATTATTAGGTAAAGGTGAAAGTAAAAATATACAAAAGAAAGTAGTAGTAAATCCCGCGGTTACAGCTCCTGTTGCGCAAGGTCAAAAATATGGAGAGCTATTAGTATTACGTGATGGAAAAGAGGTAGGTAAGGTAGATTTAGTAGCAGAAAAATCTATAGAAAAGGCAAGTTTACTCAGAACATTGCAAAATATGATTACTAACCTATTCTCTATAAAGTAA